One window from the genome of Streptomyces cadmiisoli encodes:
- a CDS encoding MerR family transcriptional regulator: MLHTPSGGAGSGTTATDGALMSIGTVLNVLREEFPEVTISKIRFLESEGLIEPQRTPSGYRKFSAADVERLGHVLRMQRDHYLPLKVIREHLDAVERGEDVRLPTLGRQRDGEAGPEPVEKPASARIARAQLLADAGIGDQELVEWESYGLITPLSDGVYDAETVTVASLIAELGRFGIEPRHLRVMKAAADREAGLVEQVVAPLMRHRNPQTRTHAQARAQELAGLTVKLHAALVQTALGVRLP; the protein is encoded by the coding sequence ATGCTTCATACACCGAGCGGTGGTGCCGGAAGCGGCACCACCGCCACGGACGGCGCGCTGATGAGCATCGGCACGGTGTTGAACGTGTTGCGCGAGGAGTTTCCCGAGGTCACCATCTCCAAGATCCGCTTCCTGGAGTCGGAAGGGCTGATCGAACCGCAGCGGACGCCCTCCGGGTACCGGAAATTCAGCGCGGCCGACGTCGAGCGACTCGGTCATGTGCTGAGGATGCAGCGGGACCACTACCTGCCGCTCAAAGTGATCAGGGAGCACCTCGACGCCGTGGAGCGCGGCGAGGACGTGCGGCTGCCCACGCTCGGCCGGCAGCGCGACGGCGAGGCCGGGCCCGAGCCGGTCGAGAAGCCGGCTTCCGCCCGCATCGCGCGGGCGCAGCTACTGGCAGACGCCGGGATCGGCGACCAGGAGCTCGTGGAGTGGGAGTCGTACGGGCTGATCACTCCGCTGTCGGACGGTGTGTACGACGCGGAGACGGTCACCGTCGCCTCGCTCATCGCCGAGCTGGGACGATTCGGTATCGAGCCGCGCCATCTGCGGGTGATGAAGGCGGCCGCCGATCGTGAGGCCGGGCTGGTCGAGCAAGTCGTGGCTCCGCTGATGAGGCACCGCAACCCGCAGACCAGGACGCACGCGCAGGCTCGTGCGCAGGAGCTGGCGGGCCTCACCGTGAAGCTGCACGCGGCGTTGGTGCAGACGGCGCTGGGCGTACGCCTGCCCTGA